One stretch of Brevibacillus laterosporus DNA includes these proteins:
- a CDS encoding recombinase family protein, translated as MNWMLVNELSELGVSGYKKSVSERDKIQLIKKGAENKEYDILLVWKDDRLGRNKYEIPFMLEYLKKNGIEVWSVVDGVLNRDEKHEDSLVSFLRFWVAEGESKKTSTRVTEAIKQMNEEGKWTGARVPYGYEVYDTNQKHPNYDRTRKNIRINEEKSRIVKLMFLLVLEKGYGTDRIANYLNKCGIPSQYGVKWSSVVVRRILRNPIYKGEQRYGTTYSNNKLKPVEEVKLKPKREDLVIISDEIFDEVQNIMDSRRIQRDASNYKAIAPSKHLLLNGLVRCGYCGSRLFVGSTACTKTKKNGEKNRYIYWRYICRKGISHRETHPKSYFGAKKYDFEAEEVIIETMKLIQLNGLEEAVNSKR; from the coding sequence ATGAATTGGATGCTTGTTAATGAACTTAGTGAATTGGGGGTTTCTGGGTATAAGAAAAGTGTTTCAGAACGTGACAAAATACAGCTAATTAAAAAGGGAGCTGAAAATAAAGAATATGACATTTTACTAGTTTGGAAAGATGATAGATTAGGCAGAAATAAATATGAAATTCCTTTTATGCTGGAGTACTTAAAGAAAAATGGGATAGAAGTTTGGTCAGTAGTAGATGGAGTATTAAACAGGGACGAGAAACATGAAGACAGTTTAGTAAGTTTTCTTAGATTTTGGGTTGCTGAAGGCGAGAGTAAAAAAACATCAACTAGGGTTACAGAGGCAATTAAGCAAATGAATGAAGAAGGGAAGTGGACAGGAGCAAGAGTTCCTTATGGTTATGAGGTTTATGATACCAATCAAAAACATCCTAATTATGATAGAACAAGGAAAAATATCAGAATAAACGAAGAGAAATCTAGAATAGTAAAACTTATGTTTCTCCTTGTGTTAGAAAAAGGATATGGAACGGATAGAATTGCGAATTATTTAAACAAATGTGGCATACCTTCTCAGTACGGTGTCAAATGGAGTAGCGTTGTTGTTAGAAGGATTTTACGTAATCCTATTTACAAAGGCGAACAACGATACGGAACTACGTATAGTAATAATAAGCTAAAGCCTGTTGAGGAGGTTAAACTGAAACCTAAGAGAGAAGATTTAGTAATTATATCTGACGAGATTTTTGATGAGGTACAAAATATTATGGATTCTAGAAGAATTCAGAGAGACGCTTCTAATTATAAAGCTATTGCACCTAGTAAGCATTTGCTTTTAAACGGTTTAGTAAGGTGTGGATATTGTGGGTCAAGACTATTTGTGGGTTCTACAGCATGTACAAAAACAAAGAAGAATGGAGAAAAGAACAGATACATTTATTGGCGATATATTTGTCGAAAAGGAATTAGTCATAGAGAAACACATCCAAAAAGTTACTTTGGGGCAAAAAAATATGACTTTGAAGCTGAGGAAGTAATTATAGAAACAATGAAGTTAATACAACTAAATGGACTAGAAGAAGCAGTCAATTCAAAAAGATAA